From the genome of Hymenobacter cellulosilyticus, one region includes:
- a CDS encoding SDR family NAD(P)-dependent oxidoreductase, whose amino-acid sequence MHYYIITGASRGLGKALAEAVLRQPGTTVVGVSRHATIEHERYLHQPLDLSDIAAVENNLHKVFPRWTDAASVTLINNAAVVGEIGYVGEQTNEHYNFVFDVNLVAPAMLMNTFLSAYSGLTVPRTLLNISSGAAQRPVDGWAAYCASKAALDALTATAHKEQDLRGSGVRVRSLSPGVIDTGMQEHIRAADPTSFSEAARFADYHAQGRLASAEDVAGRIIVWLQRPTAEAEPVLLRLADL is encoded by the coding sequence ATGCACTATTATATCATTACGGGCGCCAGTCGCGGCCTTGGCAAAGCTTTGGCGGAAGCCGTGCTTCGCCAGCCTGGTACTACCGTCGTAGGGGTATCCCGGCACGCAACAATTGAGCACGAGCGTTACCTGCACCAGCCTTTGGACCTCTCTGATATTGCAGCCGTAGAGAATAACCTGCACAAGGTATTTCCACGTTGGACGGATGCGGCCAGCGTTACGCTCATTAACAATGCGGCCGTAGTAGGCGAAATTGGTTACGTGGGCGAGCAGACGAATGAGCACTACAACTTCGTATTCGATGTCAATCTGGTAGCCCCGGCTATGCTGATGAACACGTTCCTGAGTGCCTATTCCGGGCTTACGGTTCCTCGTACCCTACTCAACATCAGTAGTGGAGCCGCCCAACGCCCCGTCGATGGCTGGGCCGCCTACTGCGCCTCCAAAGCTGCCCTAGATGCCTTGACTGCTACAGCCCACAAAGAGCAGGACCTGCGTGGGTCCGGAGTGCGTGTTCGTAGCTTGTCGCCGGGCGTTATCGATACCGGCATGCAGGAGCATATCCGCGCCGCTGATCCAACCAGCTTCAGCGAGGCTGCCCGCTTTGCCGACTACCATGCGCAGGGCCGCTTAGCTTCCGCTGAAGATGTAGCGGGCCGAATTATAGTCTGGCTCCAGCGCCCCACGGCTGAAGCTGAGCCGGTGCTACTCCGTTTGGCTGATTTGTAA
- the porQ gene encoding type IX secretion system protein PorQ, translating into MNRLLHRSALVRITVLGLGCLLARPAAAQIGGQQAFSFLNLPPSAKLAGLGGVNVSSRDADGTMLYGNPALLNKEMDGRLALGYVDFLADIKQSTATYVFNTERAGRFGLGLTYLDYGQFEQFDAAGNSQGQFSVSEYAFGVSNAYTSGNFTLAGTLKLAVSGIAGNHSVATLADVGALFKHPTQDFNVGLTVRNAGIQLKPYAGAEREPMPLDVQIGASIKPEHMPLRISISAHHLQQLDIVYLDPTIRGQLDEDGNEVKPKKSLGDKIARHFVVGGELILGKNLNVRMGYNHLQRRELRLENTAGGAGISFGVMLRISQFQLDYTRAGYHASGAANYFTVARNIDTLFKKNDSQ; encoded by the coding sequence ATGAATCGACTGCTACACCGCTCAGCTTTGGTGCGCATTACTGTATTAGGGTTGGGCTGCCTGCTGGCCCGGCCAGCCGCGGCCCAAATAGGCGGGCAGCAGGCGTTTTCCTTTCTCAATCTGCCGCCCAGCGCCAAGCTGGCTGGGCTGGGTGGGGTCAACGTTTCGTCGCGCGATGCTGACGGCACCATGCTCTACGGTAATCCGGCCCTGCTCAACAAGGAAATGGACGGCCGCTTAGCCTTAGGCTACGTCGATTTCCTGGCCGATATTAAGCAGAGCACGGCCACGTACGTGTTCAATACCGAGCGGGCCGGCCGCTTTGGTCTGGGCCTGACCTACCTCGACTACGGGCAGTTTGAGCAGTTCGACGCAGCCGGCAACAGCCAGGGCCAGTTCTCGGTTAGTGAGTACGCCTTCGGGGTTTCCAATGCCTACACCAGCGGTAACTTCACCCTGGCGGGCACGCTGAAGCTGGCAGTGTCGGGCATTGCCGGCAACCATTCGGTGGCCACGCTGGCCGATGTGGGCGCCCTGTTCAAGCACCCTACTCAGGATTTCAACGTGGGCCTGACCGTGCGCAACGCCGGAATTCAGCTCAAGCCCTATGCTGGCGCCGAGCGGGAGCCCATGCCACTCGACGTACAGATCGGGGCATCGATTAAGCCCGAGCACATGCCGCTGCGCATCTCTATTTCGGCCCACCATCTGCAGCAGCTCGACATTGTATACCTCGACCCCACCATTCGCGGGCAGCTCGATGAGGATGGTAATGAAGTGAAACCTAAGAAAAGCCTGGGCGACAAAATTGCGCGGCACTTCGTGGTCGGTGGGGAGCTGATTCTGGGCAAGAACCTGAACGTGCGCATGGGTTACAATCACCTGCAGCGCCGAGAGCTTCGCCTCGAAAACACCGCGGGCGGCGCTGGTATCAGCTTCGGTGTGATGCTGCGCATCAGCCAGTTTCAGCTCGATTATACCCGGGCCGGCTACCATGCTTCCGGGGCGGCCAATTACTTCACCGTAGCCCGCAACATCGATACCCTGTTCAAGAAGAATGACTCGCAATAG
- a CDS encoding RagB/SusD family nutrient uptake outer membrane protein, whose amino-acid sequence MKNFINSFPKACLATLAFTATLGLSSCDKEVTDLRPQNTLIEADAFTNPARIALAVTGVYNAAQSGYYDPLNGQALAVRGYPFGAAANALDDARGEDVSDMAGFFNLVFANSINPSSPNVVAMWSNLYSVINQANVTIEGVRKAAANGLITPQLAADYEAEMRFLRALSHHELVIHFSRPYSDGKGSQMGVPYRETAINTLEALDLAKTVGRGTVAEDYTKMLADLDFAEANLPATRAGSLRVSRATKGAAIALKQRLRLHQGEWAEAVKEGDKLITGNTTFRYTLAATPRAAFPGGIVQTSENIFSIENSADDNAGTNGALANVYGASATPANGGINGRSLLAVSPILYNAPFFTCADTRRTELMQKDGVRIVYVTRKYTDAATSSDFAPLIRYAEVLLNQAEALSRLGGANEVQALTYLNSVRNRAVATADRYAVGSLTGSALTQAILNERRIEFVGEGMRWDDIHRLSGEKSIFSPVPGGGIPAKIDGNAGQLTSFDFYTCGGTFPTPAVAPVAYGSNLFVWPIPASELVTNPGLTPNPGY is encoded by the coding sequence ATGAAAAATTTTATTAATTCTTTCCCTAAAGCCTGTCTTGCCACTTTAGCGTTTACTGCTACTTTGGGATTGAGCTCGTGTGATAAAGAGGTAACAGATTTGCGACCTCAGAACACACTAATTGAGGCAGATGCTTTTACTAACCCGGCGCGCATTGCCCTAGCCGTAACCGGCGTTTACAACGCCGCGCAATCGGGTTATTACGATCCATTGAACGGTCAAGCTCTGGCGGTGCGAGGCTATCCTTTTGGTGCCGCTGCCAATGCTTTGGATGATGCCCGTGGTGAAGACGTATCAGACATGGCGGGCTTCTTTAATCTTGTTTTTGCAAACTCGATTAACCCCTCTAGCCCGAACGTAGTAGCCATGTGGTCTAACCTCTATTCGGTTATCAACCAAGCTAACGTTACGATTGAGGGTGTTCGTAAAGCAGCAGCAAATGGCCTTATCACTCCCCAGTTAGCAGCCGATTACGAAGCCGAAATGCGCTTCCTGCGTGCTTTGTCGCACCATGAGTTGGTAATTCATTTCTCACGCCCTTACTCTGACGGTAAGGGTAGCCAAATGGGTGTGCCTTATCGTGAAACGGCAATAAACACTCTTGAGGCACTGGACCTAGCCAAAACAGTAGGTCGTGGAACGGTAGCGGAGGATTACACCAAAATGCTGGCCGACCTGGACTTCGCAGAAGCCAATCTCCCAGCAACGCGTGCCGGTAGCTTACGGGTATCTCGCGCTACGAAAGGTGCCGCTATTGCTCTGAAGCAGCGTCTGCGTTTGCACCAAGGGGAATGGGCAGAAGCGGTGAAAGAAGGTGATAAGCTTATCACGGGTAATACCACGTTCCGCTATACCCTGGCTGCAACGCCACGGGCGGCCTTCCCAGGTGGCATCGTGCAAACTTCTGAGAACATCTTCTCAATTGAAAACAGCGCGGATGATAACGCTGGCACCAACGGAGCACTAGCAAACGTGTATGGCGCATCTGCTACCCCAGCCAATGGTGGTATCAATGGCCGGTCTCTACTGGCAGTAAGCCCTATCCTGTATAACGCGCCATTCTTCACCTGTGCTGATACGCGCCGTACTGAACTGATGCAGAAGGACGGTGTACGGATTGTTTACGTTACCAGAAAGTATACAGATGCAGCCACCAGCAGCGACTTTGCGCCGCTGATTCGCTACGCAGAAGTTTTACTAAACCAGGCTGAAGCTCTTTCCCGCCTTGGTGGTGCTAACGAGGTACAAGCGTTGACTTACCTCAACAGTGTACGCAACCGTGCAGTGGCAACAGCTGACCGTTATGCGGTAGGCTCCTTAACCGGATCAGCTCTCACACAGGCAATCCTGAATGAGCGCCGTATCGAGTTCGTAGGTGAGGGCATGCGTTGGGATGATATCCACCGTCTATCCGGTGAGAAATCTATCTTCAGCCCGGTTCCGGGCGGCGGTATACCTGCCAAGATTGACGGTAACGCTGGTCAGCTAACCTCTTTCGATTTCTACACCTGTGGTGGTACCTTCCCCACTCCTGCTGTTGCACCAGTAGCCTACGGGAGCAACCTGTTTGTTTGGCCGATTCCGGCCAGCGAACTGGTTACGAACCCAGGCTTGACCCCGAACCCTGGCTACTAG
- a CDS encoding SusC/RagA family TonB-linked outer membrane protein yields the protein MKKILFMSLLLMLTLLQQVTAQNRNISGRVTDRQSGEGLPGVTVLLKGTTNGVSTNSDGTYTLSVPPAGGTLVFSSIGYIQTERAIGTEDQLNIGLAGDSKQLSEVVVTGYGTQERRDVTGSIASVQGEAVANLATPSFAQQLAGRAAGVQVQAPSGLLGQQPRIQIRGTNSISSGTTPLIVVDGQPIFTGNTSALGAGFSNALADINPADIESYEVLKDGSSTAIYGSRAANGVILITTKKGRLGKTAVSYDTYVGVAQTLKRYEVLGAEDFITISNEKQRNANPPAGTKLLAAPYYDANGNLVSTDWQDEVFRTGFQQNHVVSVSGASEKTNYYFSAGYTDQDGVVKQNSLQRFTFRSNVDTEVKKWLRLGMNLGLSRTKTLGLNTNPNALSGNVTNALSLFPNVPSRNPDGTPFQNAAGAIGEGNNGSPISFAYTNIIFPLENNIYRSIGYRILGNTYLEVEPVTGLRLRSQLGTDTQMNDDFQYLDPRAGDGRSVNGSVFQGFGPSVRWNIANTATYNTSFAEIHKINAVIGTEFQKTEDYFYQAQGTGLSDRDLGPNSIVSGTLTTPTIFGGNGQNGLASYFGRLNYSLKDRYLISATVRADKLSSLPTSTRLGYFPGGSVGWRVSEEPFFKNSGVTSFWNEFKIRGSYAQVGNTELGSNFPYEGLYGSGKYGSQNGSAYTQFRNPLLEWETSKKTDVGVDLGFLNGRINANIDYYYNDIDGAILAVRTPLSAGIPQNSSYRANVGALYNKGFEVTINTQNIQKENFTWSTSFNFSTNKNQITALSNNEDIVSPFNITRVGESIGALFGYDYQGVNPANGYPIYKRGNGTLIQASTDRGARQSAYYLYDPSNPGAALVATAPLALSDKFILGQTNPKFFGGLSNTLTFKGFDLDVFLRYSGGNKIFNQSRQQLLRMDFVNNSTEILDRWQKEGDVTNTPKIVQGNGAFINQENNALTRFVEKGDFIRLQNVTLGYSLPQRYTSVVGLSRVRVFVQGQNIATITGYKGVDPEVNTNANSTNNTIINQQAGVDFNSNPQQRVFTGGINVVF from the coding sequence ATGAAAAAAATTCTATTCATGAGTTTACTACTCATGCTCACCTTGTTACAGCAGGTGACTGCCCAGAACCGGAATATTTCCGGTCGGGTTACCGACCGCCAGTCAGGGGAAGGCCTGCCAGGTGTGACGGTACTTTTGAAAGGCACTACGAACGGGGTTTCTACTAATTCTGACGGAACGTATACCCTGAGCGTTCCACCAGCAGGGGGCACACTGGTATTTAGCTCGATTGGCTACATCCAGACGGAGCGTGCTATTGGAACGGAAGATCAGCTCAACATCGGCCTGGCCGGTGATAGCAAGCAATTGAGCGAAGTTGTTGTTACGGGTTACGGCACGCAGGAACGCCGTGATGTAACGGGCTCTATTGCCTCGGTACAAGGTGAAGCTGTTGCTAACCTGGCTACCCCAAGCTTTGCCCAGCAGCTCGCTGGTCGTGCTGCCGGTGTACAGGTACAGGCTCCCTCGGGCCTGTTGGGTCAGCAGCCTCGCATCCAGATTCGTGGTACGAACTCGATTTCTTCGGGTACTACTCCTCTGATTGTAGTTGACGGCCAGCCTATCTTCACGGGTAACACCAGTGCTCTGGGCGCTGGCTTCTCCAATGCGCTGGCTGACATCAACCCCGCCGACATCGAGTCCTACGAAGTACTGAAAGACGGCTCGTCGACGGCTATCTACGGTTCGCGCGCTGCTAACGGCGTAATTCTAATTACAACCAAGAAAGGCCGCCTCGGCAAGACAGCAGTATCGTATGATACTTACGTAGGTGTAGCACAGACCCTTAAGCGTTATGAGGTTCTGGGTGCTGAAGATTTCATTACCATCAGCAACGAGAAACAGCGCAACGCAAATCCGCCTGCAGGCACCAAGCTCCTGGCTGCTCCTTACTATGATGCCAACGGCAATCTTGTAAGCACCGACTGGCAGGACGAAGTGTTCCGCACTGGCTTTCAGCAGAACCACGTGGTATCGGTTTCGGGTGCTAGCGAAAAAACTAACTATTACTTCTCTGCTGGCTATACCGACCAAGACGGTGTAGTAAAACAGAACTCGCTGCAGCGTTTTACCTTCCGCTCGAATGTGGATACGGAGGTAAAGAAATGGTTGCGCTTGGGTATGAATCTGGGTCTGTCCCGGACCAAGACCCTGGGTCTGAACACCAATCCCAACGCTTTGTCGGGTAACGTGACCAACGCTCTGTCGCTGTTCCCCAACGTACCGTCGCGTAACCCCGATGGCACGCCTTTCCAGAATGCTGCTGGCGCTATTGGCGAAGGCAACAACGGTAGCCCTATTTCCTTTGCTTACACGAACATTATTTTCCCCCTGGAGAATAACATCTACCGCTCAATCGGCTACCGCATCCTGGGTAATACCTACCTGGAGGTTGAGCCTGTTACCGGCCTGCGTCTGCGTTCACAGCTGGGTACCGACACCCAGATGAATGACGACTTCCAATACCTAGATCCTCGCGCTGGCGATGGTCGTAGCGTGAACGGTTCTGTTTTCCAAGGCTTCGGTCCTTCGGTACGCTGGAACATTGCCAATACGGCTACTTACAACACGAGCTTCGCCGAGATTCACAAAATCAACGCGGTAATCGGTACTGAATTCCAGAAGACTGAAGACTACTTCTACCAGGCTCAAGGCACCGGCCTCTCGGACCGGGATCTGGGCCCGAACAGCATTGTTAGCGGTACTTTGACTACGCCTACTATTTTCGGTGGTAATGGTCAGAACGGCTTGGCCTCTTACTTCGGCCGGTTGAACTACTCCTTAAAAGACCGTTACTTGATAAGTGCTACGGTGCGGGCGGATAAGCTGTCATCACTGCCAACTTCTACGCGTCTGGGCTACTTCCCCGGCGGCTCCGTGGGCTGGCGTGTTTCGGAAGAACCTTTCTTCAAAAACTCGGGAGTAACTTCCTTCTGGAATGAATTCAAAATCCGTGGTAGCTATGCCCAAGTTGGTAACACTGAGCTTGGCAGCAACTTCCCATATGAAGGTCTTTATGGATCCGGCAAATATGGCTCACAAAACGGCTCGGCTTACACCCAGTTCCGCAACCCACTGCTAGAATGGGAAACTTCTAAGAAGACAGACGTAGGTGTCGACTTAGGCTTCCTGAACGGCCGCATCAATGCCAACATCGACTATTACTACAATGACATCGATGGTGCTATTCTGGCCGTTAGAACTCCTCTTTCTGCTGGTATACCTCAAAACAGCTCGTACCGTGCCAACGTAGGTGCATTGTACAACAAGGGCTTTGAAGTAACCATCAACACGCAGAACATCCAGAAGGAGAACTTCACCTGGTCAACCAGCTTCAACTTCTCGACCAACAAAAACCAGATTACTGCTCTGAGCAATAATGAAGACATCGTTTCGCCGTTCAACATTACCCGTGTTGGCGAATCGATTGGTGCCTTGTTCGGTTACGATTATCAGGGTGTAAACCCTGCTAATGGCTACCCAATCTATAAGCGTGGCAACGGTACCCTGATTCAGGCTAGCACCGACCGCGGCGCCCGTCAGAGCGCTTACTACCTCTACGATCCAAGCAACCCTGGTGCAGCCCTGGTAGCTACGGCTCCTTTGGCTCTCAGCGACAAGTTCATCCTGGGCCAGACCAACCCGAAATTCTTCGGTGGTCTGTCGAATACCTTGACCTTCAAAGGCTTTGACTTGGACGTATTCCTGCGCTACAGCGGTGGCAACAAAATCTTCAACCAGAGCCGTCAGCAGTTGCTGCGCATGGACTTCGTGAACAACTCGACCGAAATTCTGGATCGTTGGCAGAAGGAAGGTGACGTAACCAACACCCCGAAAATTGTACAGGGTAACGGTGCTTTCATCAACCAGGAAAACAATGCCCTGACCCGTTTCGTGGAGAAAGGCGACTTCATCCGTCTGCAGAACGTGACCCTAGGTTACTCGCTGCCCCAGCGCTACACAAGTGTTGTGGGTCTGAGCCGGGTACGGGTATTCGTACAAGGTCAGAACATTGCAACTATTACTGGCTACAAAGGTGTTGACCCTGAAGTGAACACCAATGCCAACTCAACGAACAACACGATTATCAACCAGCAAGCAGGCGTCGACTTCAACAGCAACCCGCAACAGCGCGTGTTCACTGGTGGCATCAACGTTGTTTTCTAA
- a CDS encoding SusD/RagB family nutrient-binding outer membrane lipoprotein has protein sequence MNLRKGTAALGLLSLLAATPGCKDFYDINVDPLNPTSARLQEILPATQGSMSVYLGLSALGLSQATSTLVNQLASTRDVGSYTPDGSSFGNQWAGLYSDCLINNEQVIKQGTASQSWDYVGIAQIQKAFVVSQMVDMWGDIPYSEALQGAANRAPKFDKDSDIYKDLFTLIDAGLANLDKKVSSPGISSADLIYKGNVAQWARMGRTLKLKLYNQIRLNPTPVLGSESLSSKVSAVLAQDLMTTNADDYEFKYNASTTPENRNLGYIADYVTASRENLIGRFFYVDMMLANADNGGKDDPRLRYYFYNQVSSPASQPLADFQLGRFITVLVGSFGPNNNQNNSTIRTLPGLYAVGGKYDNGSGGVADVNSGKGVVAQRFLTHASRRFTEAEAQLTILNNPTAARTALEAGVKAAFDKVNTIAAADGSPLIPVSGPDSESDPQTIEGYTADVLARYDAESTTAGKLRIIMQEKYKAGWGFGEDIYTDYRRTGYPAITLPGSPSEPNTQLTGGYPIRLPYRQDDLTANPNAPKQVNVYTDRIFWDIN, from the coding sequence ATGAATTTACGTAAAGGTACCGCTGCACTGGGTCTGCTGAGCCTGTTGGCCGCTACGCCCGGTTGCAAAGATTTCTACGACATCAACGTCGACCCCCTGAACCCCACTTCGGCGCGGTTGCAGGAGATTCTGCCCGCGACGCAAGGCTCGATGAGCGTTTATCTGGGCCTGAGTGCCCTTGGCCTGAGCCAGGCTACTTCCACTTTGGTCAACCAGCTGGCTAGCACCCGCGACGTCGGCTCGTACACGCCCGACGGCAGCTCCTTCGGCAACCAGTGGGCCGGGCTTTATTCGGACTGCTTGATCAACAACGAGCAGGTAATTAAGCAGGGCACCGCTTCGCAGAGCTGGGATTACGTGGGCATCGCCCAAATCCAGAAAGCTTTCGTGGTAAGCCAGATGGTGGACATGTGGGGTGACATTCCTTATTCGGAGGCTCTGCAAGGCGCCGCCAACCGGGCCCCCAAGTTTGACAAGGACTCGGATATATATAAGGATCTGTTCACTCTGATTGATGCTGGCCTAGCCAACCTGGACAAGAAGGTTAGCTCACCGGGCATTAGCTCGGCTGACTTGATCTACAAAGGGAATGTGGCGCAGTGGGCCCGCATGGGTCGCACGCTGAAGCTGAAGCTTTACAACCAGATTCGGCTGAACCCAACTCCCGTTCTAGGCTCGGAATCATTGAGCTCCAAGGTTAGCGCGGTGCTGGCCCAGGACCTGATGACGACCAATGCGGACGACTACGAGTTTAAGTACAACGCCTCGACCACGCCGGAAAACCGCAACCTGGGTTACATTGCTGATTACGTAACAGCCAGCCGCGAAAACCTTATCGGCCGTTTCTTCTACGTCGATATGATGCTGGCCAATGCCGACAATGGTGGCAAGGATGACCCCCGCCTGCGGTATTACTTCTACAACCAGGTTAGCTCACCGGCGTCACAGCCCCTGGCTGATTTCCAGCTGGGCCGGTTTATTACGGTGCTTGTTGGCAGCTTCGGTCCTAACAATAACCAAAACAACTCCACAATTCGGACGCTCCCTGGGCTTTATGCCGTAGGCGGTAAATATGATAATGGCAGTGGCGGTGTGGCCGATGTAAATTCGGGCAAAGGCGTAGTTGCCCAGCGCTTCCTGACGCACGCCAGCCGCCGCTTCACTGAGGCCGAAGCTCAGCTCACGATTCTGAACAATCCAACGGCGGCCCGCACTGCTCTGGAAGCCGGGGTCAAAGCAGCTTTCGATAAAGTAAATACCATTGCCGCCGCCGACGGTAGCCCGCTTATCCCAGTTTCCGGACCGGACTCGGAAAGCGACCCTCAAACCATCGAGGGCTATACCGCCGACGTCCTAGCCCGCTACGATGCGGAAAGCACAACAGCTGGTAAGCTGCGTATTATCATGCAGGAGAAGTATAAGGCAGGCTGGGGCTTCGGGGAAGACATCTATACGGACTACCGCCGCACGGGCTACCCAGCCATTACGCTGCCCGGCAGCCCAAGCGAGCCTAATACGCAGCTGACGGGTGGGTACCCGATTCGTCTGCCTTACCGGCAGGACGATTTGACGGCCAACCCCAATGCCCCAAAGCAGGTGAACGTTTACACCGACCGTATTTTCTGGGATATAAACTAG